ATGCCCGTTGAGCAGTTGCAGGATCTGGAGGTGGTGGTGAACAAGAAAGCCGCCGCCGACATGGGCGTGACCCTGCCCGAATCCGTCCTGAAAAAGGCCGACAAGATCATCGAATAGCTTTTTGAAAAAGGGGACGACCTCGCGCGGCCCCAGGCGCTTCAGGCGGCGATATCCGGAACGGCATCCGGGTCCGCCGCCTTTTTCATACCGCCTTTTGGGCCGCCTTTTGGGCCGCCTTTTGGGCCGCGCCCCGGGAGAATAAGGCGGACGCCGCCCGGTCCATGAGCTGCGCCCCGGCCAGGGCCAGCCCCCCCACCACCACGGCCGACACCCCAAAGGCCGCCAGGGGCGACATGCGCCCATGGAGCATTTCGGCCGCATACCCCAAAAGGGGCTGATGGATCAGGTAGAAACTGTAGGAGGCCGCCGCCAGGCGGGCCACCATCCGGTTCTCCCCCAGGCGGGCGGTGATGGGCAGGGTAAAAAGCATCCCGCTTACGGTCAGCGTGCATAGGCACACCAGGAAGTGGGCAGCGGGGGCAGGCAGTCCGTCCTTGACCGCCACGGTCAGGGCCACGGACATGACCGCCGTCCCGGCCAGGGCTAGGGATGCCGGACGAGGGAAACCCGAGGCCTCCGGCTCGTCCAGATCGGCCTGGGCCTGCTCTGCGGCCTGCTCTGCGGCCTGGCGCGCCGTCCAGCGGAAGGCCAGGAACATGCCCATGGCGAATTCCGGCAGCCGGGCCGGAAGGTTGAAATAGATCATGTAGGACAAAAGCCCGAACGGGCCGTCCGGGAACCATCCGGAAAGGGCCTCCAAAAGCCCCCACACCCCGAAGCAGCCGACCACGACGCCGCCAAGCGCCCACCCGGGCCCAAGCCTGACGAACAGCCGCAGCAGCAGCGGATACAGCAGGTAGAACTGGGCCACCAGCCCCATCCACCACAGGGCCGGGACAATGCCGTAGAAGCAGGCCGGGTCCAGGGTGTGGACGAATGCGGCATGTTCGAAAATGCAGCGCCCAAGCGACGGCCCGGCCGCCGTGGCGGTAAACAGGGCCACGGCGCTCCACAGGGCCAGGGCCATGTAATACTGCGGGCAGATGCGTCCGAAGCGGCGGCGGAAAAACGCCGCGTAGGACAGGTCGAGCACCCCGCCCCGGGCCGCCAGGGGCAGCGTCAGGACGAAGCCGGTGATGGTGTTGAAGATGACCACCCCGAGGTAGCCCTGGGCCAGGATGTCCCCGAAAAGCGGCCCCAGGGGATTGTCTGTCCCGGCCTCGGGGATCACGGACCAGATGTGAAAGAAAAAGACCCCCACCATGGCCACAACGCGCAGGAACTCGATCTGTGGGATGCGCTTGCTCATAAAGTGAAAATTCCCGGGGCTATACATTATTGGAGCCTCGCCCTAACAGCATTTCATACAAAAGTCATGCAGATTGTGTTTCGGACGCGTTTCCCCGGCATGACCCCGCGCGCCGGGGCCGGTTGCGGCGCGCCTTGCTCCGCACTTGCCCGGCATGGGCCTTGGGGGTTACCGTGTCCCCAAAGGAGACGGCCATGCGCACCGGAACCGAGGAAAAAACGCCCATCGTCATCCGGGCGGACAGGGTTGAGGACTATCTGCGCCGGGCCTTCGGCGACGACGCGCACCTTATCGGCCTGTGCGACATCGCCGCGCCGGGCGAACAGGGCATGAAGGAGTTCGGCTACGGCAAACCCGTATGCATCGAATTCACCGTGGGGGGCGTCCGCAAAAGCGCGGTCTTGTCCATCATGCGTGGGGACAAATACGGGCACCAGTTCTACTGGGACCGGGCGGCCATCCTCATGTTCCAGCACGAGGCCTCGGGCCGCATGGAAAAACATGTCCGTTCCCTGGGACTGGGCTATTTCGATGAGGATGACGCCATGGCCCCGGTCACCCGGCCCAAGGAATTTTTCATCGTCAGCGAGAAGGCCCCGGGCTACGACTATTATCTGGACCTGGAGCGCATCCGCAAAGGAGGCTTCCGGCCGGACGACCTGGAGATGGCCCGGCGCTTCGCCCGGTTCCTGGCCGGGGTGCATGCCCGTAAAAAAGACGATCCGGACCTCTATCTACGCCGCATCCGCAACCTTATCGGGGCCTCGGAATGCATCTTCGGTCTGGTGGACGCCTACCCGCACCCCTATGAGCACTTCCCGCCCGAACGCTTCGTGGCCCTGGAAAAGCGCATCATCGACTGGCGCTGGAAGCTTCGGGGGTACACCCACCGGCTGACCGAGGTGCATGGCGACTTCCACCCCTGGAACATCCTGGTCAGCGGCGAGGGGGAAAACCGCGACTTCGCCGTGCTGGACCGCAGCCGGGGGGAATGGGGCGACGCAGCCGACGACGTGGCCACCCTGGCCATCAACTACCTGCTGTTCGGGCTCTATGAGAAGCCGCGCCTGGCCGGGGATTTCGAGAGGATGTACATGGCCTTTTTCGAGACCTATCTGCGCGCCAGCGGCGACGACGAAATGCTTTCGGTCATCGCCCCCTTTTTCGTGTTCCGGGGGCTGGTGATCGCCTCGCCCCAGTGGTATCCCAACCACCCCCTGCCCGTGCGCCAGGGGCTTCTGCGGTTTTTGGAAAACGTGCTCGAGGATGACCGTTTCGACTGCCAAAACATCAACAAATACATGGCATAATCCCCCCGGGGAGCGGGCTCGCCGACTCACCCGGAGGGCGCCTCCCGGAAAAACGACGCCGCCGGGCGCCTGTAAAGGGATTCTTAGGGGCTCCGCCCCTTGGCCGTCTGAGGCTTCATTGCAACCCTTTGCGGCACGTGGCTGCGCGTGCGAGGA
Above is a genomic segment from Desulfolutivibrio sulfodismutans DSM 3696 containing:
- a CDS encoding acyltransferase family protein, which produces MSKRIPQIEFLRVVAMVGVFFFHIWSVIPEAGTDNPLGPLFGDILAQGYLGVVIFNTITGFVLTLPLAARGGVLDLSYAAFFRRRFGRICPQYYMALALWSAVALFTATAAGPSLGRCIFEHAAFVHTLDPACFYGIVPALWWMGLVAQFYLLYPLLLRLFVRLGPGWALGGVVVGCFGVWGLLEALSGWFPDGPFGLLSYMIYFNLPARLPEFAMGMFLAFRWTARQAAEQAAEQAQADLDEPEASGFPRPASLALAGTAVMSVALTVAVKDGLPAPAAHFLVCLCTLTVSGMLFTLPITARLGENRMVARLAAASYSFYLIHQPLLGYAAEMLHGRMSPLAAFGVSAVVVGGLALAGAQLMDRAASALFSRGAAQKAAQKAAQKAV
- a CDS encoding phosphotransferase family protein — encoded protein: MRTGTEEKTPIVIRADRVEDYLRRAFGDDAHLIGLCDIAAPGEQGMKEFGYGKPVCIEFTVGGVRKSAVLSIMRGDKYGHQFYWDRAAILMFQHEASGRMEKHVRSLGLGYFDEDDAMAPVTRPKEFFIVSEKAPGYDYYLDLERIRKGGFRPDDLEMARRFARFLAGVHARKKDDPDLYLRRIRNLIGASECIFGLVDAYPHPYEHFPPERFVALEKRIIDWRWKLRGYTHRLTEVHGDFHPWNILVSGEGENRDFAVLDRSRGEWGDAADDVATLAINYLLFGLYEKPRLAGDFERMYMAFFETYLRASGDDEMLSVIAPFFVFRGLVIASPQWYPNHPLPVRQGLLRFLENVLEDDRFDCQNINKYMA